CTACGACGCGCAGCATAAGTGGTGGatctgccgcctcctcagcgATCATCGCCGCACTACGTTTTTTGACCCATCAGTTGAGACCGCGGCACCAtcgtcggcgcgcgcgtgctcggTCACGGCACTGGCGGCACATCCTGTCGAGAACACGAGACTTGCTGTAGCGCGCCTTGATGGCACGGTGCAAGTCCTCTCTACACACATCAAGAGCGTGGATGGAGCGCTGGGCAGCTCTGGACAAGGTACAAGTGGCAGCAACGCGGGTGCAACTGCGAAGCCTTTCCATCACGTGTACCTATCGCACCTCCTACCTTGCTGGGTGCACGGAGTGGCCTGGAGCCCGTCGGGGCAGCAGCTGGCAGTGGTGGGTCATGACAGCGGTCTCCATACGTGGGACTGGGGTCCTGTGCGATCCTCGTCAGCGGGAggggagcgcagcagcaatgACGACTGCTCCGGTGCTGGCTCTGGCAAGTGTGAAGCAGTGCACACAGTGACGTGGCTTcgtcagctgccgctgctccgaTGCGAGTTCGCTTCGGAAGACGTACTCGTGGCAGTCGGATTCGAGGGACGTCTGCACGCCTTCGAGTCGactgcagcgtcagcgcaGCCGGGATTCCAGAGGCAGCGAACGTGGAAGCTGATGCCGGAGCACGCGGCGACGCAACGGACGGAGGgctcggcgcagctgctgcgccgtgaaACAGCGCATGTGGCTGCCAAcgacagagagaagacggcggccGCTTGCGGCCGGCACAATCTGCCTTCGCAGAGagctactgctgctgccaagcACGTCGTCACTCTTGAGGGTcagcagccgccagcgcgaATTGTGGGCGAGTCGCAGGCCGCCGTCGATGGGGCTCTAGTAGCCAAGTCGGTGCGTCAAGTGGCATTGGACTTCTTCGAGCGCGgccgtgcggcggcagctgccgatGCTGTTGTGGCGACATCCACCCGCGGGCGGTCCTCGGTACCAGGTGCACATAGCTCGACAGAGAACAACGCAGCGGATCACGCGACGGGTGCGGCACGGCAACAGGTCACCGAGAGTCCTCCACACACATCGCTCATTAGCCTGCTGGTGCGCATTCCATCGGGCGAAAAATCTACCGCCGCTGAGCCGATGGACGTCACCTTCGTGTCAGCCGGGCACGACAGTCGCGTGCACCTCTGGCGAGTGCGCCACACGACCCTAGCTCGCAGTAAGGGCGTGCCCGTGTCCCCTGATGGGTGAAGACGACTGTGGAGGCGCCCTTCTGAATGGGGTCGGGAGACTGGTGGGCgttacccccccccccaacgcGCATCCCGCACTGCCATATTCACTTGTTCTTCGCTTCTCTGTCCTCGACATCCGCTCCAGCACAAGCAtgcgcacccccccccatgTCTCTAGTGCCTCCTGCAGGAGGCACTTTGAAGGGGATGGAGAAGGGGGCTTCTAGCCGCGTGGCAAGCCCGCGACATGTGACATGCGCATCCTTGCGTCTCTGCCTCCCAGCTGCGCCATTGCCatcgtctccctcccctccccccgtcaCTCTTCACTACATCTttagcgctgctgcgtgcaaGCGCCTGGCCAACGCatagacgcacgcacgcacacatacacgcacgctgCTCGGCCTGTTGAGGGCTTGTCTCATTCCTCTGATATCGACATAACAGAAGGTGGTCAACAGCGTATGCGCATACGCCATCAGAGGTACCACCTCCCCGCCCttcgccgtgtgcgtgtgcatgtctcTCTATACTGTCATGGAGAACACCAACCAGTCAGCTGCATGGcagcctgctgcagctggcgcggcagcggcagcgacgacatcGCCGTCACCGGAGGTGTACTTCAAGAAACAGGTCTTGAAGCTTGGCATGGACGGCACCAGTCTCTGCAGGCTCATTGTAGTGACGGACACACACGTCTACGTGTGTGTTCCTTCTGGGGGCATCACTCGCGCCATCGCGGTGCGCCGCATTGAGCGGGTGACCCTGTGTCCACGCGAAgacgtcggcgacgacgacggagacGACCATGCAGGCTGGGATGCGGCATCGGGtagcgcagccgctgcaggcggtgctgggaGTGGTGGCCCCACCATGCCGTCCGCGAAGCCGCAAAGAGAAAAGGCGAAGTCGTTGTTCGCTTCGGTCGTCTCACGACGTGGCGACATCGCGGGCCGAACGAATCTCCAGGTGCCACACCACAGCCGTCCGGACTCGGCGGatggcgacgccggcggcgctttGGCGGTCAGCAGTACCGACGCatcaccagcagcgtcgtcacgTCAAGGGGCCAGCTCCGCGGCTGACAAGGCGGGACGCGAAGTGCCGGCGTCTGTAGCAGCCGGGAGGTGGGTCACGATCGTCACCCTCGGCATCGCCCAAGAGGCCGCACTTGCCTTGCAGTTTTacagcgccgtcgacggaGAGGACTTTGTTGCGGCTCTGCGCAAGGCGTCGCACatatcagcagcagcggtgttCAACCTGCCCGCAGAGGAGGGGCCAATAGACGCATCCGGTCAGCTGTTGTCGCTACCCGCGCGTTGTGAGGACCCCGTCTGGCCTCGAGTCCTGAAGCGGGAAGCGGGCGACACCAACATGGGCAATCGCAAGCCCGACGTGGAAAGCATACGCGCTGTGGAGGAAGTGCAGCTGTCGCCACCACGCAGCCCTCGAAGCCCaacggcgccaccgcagcctACGGCACACCCCACCTTGCTGCCTCACgacaggagcggcagcggcaacagtgATGGCAGCCGCGGAAGGCGCCCCAGCTcgagagagagcgtgcacacggcggtgccgagTCAGGCTGTCCAGCAAAGGATCGGGGATCGGGCGCcgcctgccccctcccccgcagTTTATGCGCCGACCGTGGAGGAGACACGGTGGCACTCTCCTCCACAAGCGCCGAGCAGATTGCAGAAGTCGACGGACGGCTCACCTTTAGCATGGcgcacgccgtcaccgctgcgtactgcgccgcatcgcaAGGTccccgcgccgccaccttctGTGCcgtcacagcagctgcaactgtcggcgccgcccccGCTGAAGACCATCCGAGGCCCGGTAATcgaaggcagaggcggcggcgggtccCACAACCGTGGTAGCAGCGCTACTCAAAGTCTCCGTGACGCTGCGAACGAgcccacgcgcacaacgTCGCAGAGCCGGCTTCCCCGGCTAATCTTCGctacggcgtcgtcgtctgctATGTGCGAAGGGGTGCCTTCTTGCCccaaagcagcggcaccagtgTCAACGACaaaggcagaggcggtgccgcgtcgAAGCCTCTTTGCGGATGAGCTCGGCACGGCCCAGGTCGTTGATCCAGCTGCCAGCTCTctgtcagcggcagcgccgcgaacTGCCTTCATGGCCACAGAGGACGGTGCTCGCGACGCTCCCGTCCATGTCGACGCCCTTCAAGCAGAGCTGGCGGCTCAATCGGCCAccgtggcgcggctgcagcgaagTTTGCAAGCGCATGAGTCCCTGCTGATCGAACTCGCGGATGCCAGGGCGGATGTACGTGGCCTCCAAGCCACCCTCGCCGAGCGCAACGAGCAGTGTGACGAGTGGCAAGCCGCCTGCAGTCAAGCTGAGCAGCGCGTTAGCATTCTCCGACGCCAACACGAGCGCATGCTTGCGGAGCAGCAAGAACGACTGCGGCGGGCTCATCATGCGGAGCTGGAAGCTGTGCAGGCGGCCTTTGAAGAGTACGACGCGCGCATGTCCGCTTTCCTCGAACAGCTGAAACAAGATCATCGTGAAGAAGAGGTGCAGTggcagcgcgagcggcgcgtgctgctcctccagctgcatGAGCaacagcgccagcagcaagagATGAGGGATGTAGAAGAGCACCGTCGCGTGCGAGCGGCCGGGGTTGTGGCACGGGCGCACTATGAAGCCCAACGCCGACGCGTTCCAGCACCGCAGGTGTACCAACGCGAgagcgcgcatgcgcagcggca
The window above is part of the Leishmania donovani BPK282A1 complete genome, chromosome 18 genome. Proteins encoded here:
- a CDS encoding ARP2/3 complex subunit, putative encodes the protein MVSVCCVTCVTSDGDSGTTVPRLVPASPPPPPLAALAFSHDGTRAAYAVRRGKALPRYGEREDACSIFIASTNTPAHCASSTSSGPGAAVAPFAQWTMLQVLTGSHDAPITALAWCQRTGALLSTSADRGACVWVPRAGAAAAKEANSAAAVEGGSVNLPAAVAADVPFCAVPQLVILSTEVRLCPTCVAWSAEGTKLYIGTSGGTVAVGRYDAQHKWWICRLLSDHRRTTFFDPSVETAAPSSARACSVTALAAHPVENTRLAVARLDGTVQVLSTHIKSVDGALGSSGQGTSGSNAGATAKPFHHVYLSHLLPCWVHGVAWSPSGQQLAVVGHDSGLHTWDWGPVRSSSAGGERSSNDDCSGAGSGKCEAVHTVTWLRQLPLLRCEFASEDVLVAVGFEGRLHAFESTAASAQPGFQRQRTWKLMPEHAATQRTEGSAQLLRRETAHVAANDREKTAAACGRHNLPSQRATAAAKHVVTLEGQQPPARIVGESQAAVDGALVAKSVRQVALDFFERGRAAAAADAVVATSTRGRSSVPGAHSSTENNAADHATGAARQQVTESPPHTSLISLLVRIPSGEKSTAAEPMDVTFVSAGHDSRVHLWRVRHTTLARSKGVPVSPDG